The following are from one region of the Phormidium sp. PBR-2020 genome:
- a CDS encoding type II secretion system GspH family protein: protein MKPYQRRRSRGFTLPELLVVIVMVGILGSISIVSWGHFTANQAVKQGNEAVFLAIRSAQNQARTTKVRCQASFRSEENQALWAVHPVSLHPDEAQWNALPSPVRYDEDNSTLRRVQGVRRVVFDHRGHVMGQLGRITVFHRDNPELRRCTFVSTLLGTIRKTRDDRCKR, encoded by the coding sequence ATGAAACCATATCAGCGTCGCCGAAGCCGGGGATTTACCCTGCCTGAGCTTCTGGTCGTTATTGTGATGGTCGGAATCCTGGGTTCAATCTCCATCGTCAGCTGGGGGCATTTCACGGCCAATCAGGCCGTAAAACAGGGCAATGAAGCGGTCTTTCTCGCTATCCGTTCAGCCCAAAATCAAGCTAGAACCACGAAAGTTCGATGCCAAGCCAGCTTTCGTAGCGAGGAGAATCAAGCCTTGTGGGCCGTTCATCCCGTTAGCCTTCATCCTGATGAGGCCCAGTGGAACGCCCTTCCCTCCCCCGTCCGCTACGACGAAGACAACAGTACCCTGCGACGGGTTCAAGGGGTGCGACGGGTGGTGTTTGACCATCGGGGTCATGTCATGGGCCAACTTGGACGAATAACTGTATTTCACCGGGATAATCCTGAGTTACGGCGTTGCACCTTCGTCTCGACCCTATTAGGAACCATCCGCAAAACGCGGGATGACCGGTGTAAGCGATAA
- a CDS encoding Uma2 family endonuclease has product MVRVTQAETQITLEEFLALPETQPAREYVEGQIEQKPMPQGEQSTLQIRLGTVINEAALAKKLAHAFTELRCTFAGRSVVPDISVFTWERIPKTEQGKIANRFESHPDWVIEILSPDQSANQVIRKILFCIHHGTQLGWLIDPTDESVMIVKPNLFPEIKLGDDILPTLETLEDLQLSAQELFSWLSFQ; this is encoded by the coding sequence ATGGTTCGTGTGACTCAAGCTGAAACCCAAATTACCCTAGAGGAATTTTTGGCGCTTCCCGAAACTCAACCCGCACGGGAATATGTTGAAGGACAAATAGAGCAGAAGCCAATGCCTCAGGGAGAACAGAGTACGTTACAAATTCGTTTAGGAACGGTGATTAACGAGGCTGCTTTAGCCAAAAAGTTGGCTCATGCGTTTACTGAGTTACGGTGTACGTTTGCAGGACGTTCTGTTGTGCCAGATATCAGTGTTTTTACGTGGGAGCGCATCCCCAAAACTGAACAGGGAAAAATAGCCAATCGTTTTGAGAGTCATCCCGATTGGGTTATTGAGATTTTATCTCCCGATCAATCTGCTAATCAAGTTATTCGGAAAATCCTTTTTTGTATTCATCATGGAACTCAACTTGGCTGGTTGATTGACCCGACAGATGAGTCAGTCATGATCGTCAAACCTAACCTGTTTCCTGAGATTAAATTGGGGGACGACATTTTGCCTACCCTGGAGACGCTGGAAGATTTACAACTATCGGCACAAGAACTATTTTCTTGGTTGAGTTTTCAATAA
- a CDS encoding 2-phospho-L-lactate guanylyltransferase: MNSVIVFEVFEDEDGGFVAECLTENIFTQGDSWDALRANVNEAVKGYYFDKSSFPKVKLHLVKEEMLVIQ; this comes from the coding sequence ATGAATTCAGTCATTGTTTTTGAAGTGTTTGAAGATGAAGATGGTGGGTTTGTTGCCGAATGCTTGACTGAAAATATTTTTACCCAGGGTGATAGCTGGGACGCGTTACGTGCGAACGTAAATGAGGCAGTTAAAGGATATTATTTTGATAAATCTAGCTTTCCTAAAGTTAAGCTGCATTTGGTTAAGGAGGAGATGTTGGTCATTCAATAG
- a CDS encoding type II toxin-antitoxin system HicA family toxin has translation MKIPRDLNGKYLVEVLCRHWDYQIVHQQGSHIILDTESPCHQRLSIPNHNPLRLGTLNSILRAVASHKGVSKVDVINTF, from the coding sequence ATGAAGATTCCGAGGGATTTAAATGGAAAATATTTGGTGGAGGTTCTTTGTCGGCATTGGGATTATCAAATCGTCCATCAACAGGGTAGTCATATTATTTTGGACACTGAATCTCCCTGTCATCAAAGATTGAGTATTCCTAATCACAATCCGTTGCGATTAGGGACTCTCAATAGTATTTTAAGGGCAGTCGCGTCTCATAAAGGTGTCAGTAAAGTTGATGTCATTAACACATTTTAA
- a CDS encoding Uma2 family endonuclease has protein sequence MSRGKSMTLKLMPILESGDRLTRPEFERRYQRMPHVKKAELVEGIVYVASPLRYRQHGQPHSDIMAWLGVYRATTPGVYCADNTTVRLDLDNEPQPDALLRLDESVGGQSRIGEDDYIEGAPELIVEIAASTASYDLHDKLQAYRRNGVREYLVWVVLEEEFRWYVLDEGEYRQQELDAAGCLSSPFFPGLLLEVKALLAGEMGRVLTRLQEGIGSPEHERFVEALG, from the coding sequence ATGAGTCGAGGAAAATCAATGACGTTGAAACTCATGCCAATTTTGGAAAGTGGCGATCGCCTCACCCGTCCTGAATTCGAGCGACGCTACCAACGGATGCCTCATGTTAAAAAGGCAGAGCTAGTTGAAGGAATTGTTTACGTGGCATCTCCATTAAGGTATCGACAGCACGGTCAACCCCACAGCGATATTATGGCTTGGTTGGGAGTGTACCGGGCAACAACACCTGGAGTCTATTGTGCTGATAACACGACGGTTCGTCTGGATTTGGACAACGAACCCCAACCCGATGCTTTGCTGCGGCTCGATGAGTCGGTGGGGGGACAGTCGCGGATTGGCGAGGATGATTATATTGAAGGTGCGCCAGAGTTGATTGTGGAGATTGCGGCGAGTACGGCATCCTATGACCTCCATGATAAGCTCCAGGCGTACCGTCGCAATGGGGTTCGGGAATATCTGGTGTGGGTGGTCCTCGAAGAGGAGTTTCGTTGGTACGTTCTCGATGAGGGGGAGTATCGCCAGCAGGAACTGGACGCGGCGGGGTGTTTGAGTAGTCCGTTTTTTCCAGGGTTGCTGTTGGAGGTGAAGGCACTGTTGGCGGGGGAGATGGGGCGAGTGTTGACCCGGTTGCAGGAGGGGATTGGTTCGCCCGAACATGAGCGGTTTGTTGAGGCGTTGGGGTGA
- a CDS encoding Uma2 family endonuclease: MPLKLMPILESGDRLTRTEFERRYGLLPEVKKAELVEGVVYMASPVRARQHGQPHGFIMGWLMVYAAATPTVMVFDNTTVRLDLDNEPQPDALLRLDESVGGQSRIGEDDYIEGAPELIVEIAASTASYDLHDKLQAYRRNGVREYLVWVVLEEEFRWYVLDEGEYRQQELDAAGCLSSPFFPGLVLEVKALLAGEMGRVLTRLQEGMGSPEHERFVKALG, encoded by the coding sequence ATGCCGTTGAAACTCATGCCAATTTTGGAAAGTGGCGATCGCCTCACTCGGACTGAATTCGAGCGACGCTATGGGTTGCTGCCAGAGGTGAAGAAAGCCGAATTAGTCGAAGGGGTGGTTTATATGGCATCGCCAGTTAGAGCTAGACAACATGGCCAACCTCACGGCTTCATCATGGGCTGGTTAATGGTTTATGCAGCGGCTACCCCGACTGTTATGGTGTTTGATAACACGACGGTTCGTCTGGATTTGGACAACGAACCCCAACCCGATGCTTTGCTGCGGCTCGATGAGTCGGTGGGGGGACAGTCGCGGATTGGCGAGGATGATTATATTGAAGGTGCGCCAGAGTTGATTGTGGAGATTGCGGCGAGTACGGCATCCTATGACCTCCATGATAAGCTCCAGGCGTACCGTCGCAATGGGGTTCGGGAATATCTGGTGTGGGTAGTCCTCGAAGAGGAGTTTCGTTGGTACGTTCTCGATGAAGGGGAGTATCGCCAGCAGGAACTGGATGCGGCGGGGTGTTTGAGTAGTCCCTTTTTTCCGGGGTTGGTGTTGGAGGTGAAGGCACTGTTGGCGGGGGAGATGGGGCGAGTGTTGACCCGGTTGCAGGAGGGGATGGGTTCGCCCGAACATGAGCGGTTTGTTAAGGCGTTGGGGTGA
- a CDS encoding Uma2 family endonuclease → MRIQRGGQGQDFVESREDSLVLSGITWQQFKSLESSFAPIAGVRLVYLDGVLQIVILGDEHEYYKRTISLLLEAYLRCQGIRFYSQGSATLGDEGVGVQKEPDESYSLGSRKAIPDLAIEVVMSSGGIDSLEIYGRLGIQEVWFWEDGVLTVYAWQGEYCQVERSGLLPDLDLDLLRKYIVYHDQYDAVNDFLGELSG, encoded by the coding sequence ATGAGGATTCAACGAGGAGGACAAGGGCAAGACTTTGTTGAAAGTCGCGAAGACTCTTTGGTTTTGTCTGGTATTACCTGGCAACAGTTTAAGAGTTTGGAGTCGTCGTTTGCTCCCATCGCTGGGGTCAGATTAGTCTATTTGGATGGGGTTTTACAAATTGTGATTTTGGGGGATGAGCATGAGTATTATAAACGGACGATTAGCTTGTTATTAGAAGCGTATTTGAGATGTCAAGGAATTCGCTTTTATAGTCAAGGGAGTGCGACGTTGGGAGATGAGGGAGTTGGGGTTCAAAAGGAACCTGATGAGTCCTATAGTTTGGGTAGTAGAAAGGCGATCCCTGATCTAGCGATCGAGGTAGTTATGTCCAGTGGTGGAATTGATTCGCTAGAAATCTATGGCAGGCTTGGGATTCAAGAGGTTTGGTTTTGGGAGGATGGTGTGTTGACGGTCTATGCTTGGCAAGGGGAGTATTGTCAGGTCGAGAGGAGTGGTCTGTTGCCGGATTTAGATTTGGATCTGTTGAGGAAGTATATTGTGTATCACGACCAGTATGATGCGGTCAATGATTTTCTTGGAGAGTTGTCTGGCTAA
- a CDS encoding Uma2 family endonuclease yields MPTSLNKILNEVEYPDCDGLPMAESDAARDYLIYGTESLKLHFQHRSDVYVSGNLFVYYERGNPKAVVAPDVFVVFGVEDKQRLSYKVWEEDYTLPSFILEITSKSTRSEDQGTKKGLYAYLGVQEYFQYDPTSDYLSPSLQGLRLVDGNYFPIPPRESEPSLILFSEVLGLELRRLQDGSFRFYHPETGERLGSLREIETSRQAEREKSEKMAERLRQLGVNPDDLS; encoded by the coding sequence ATGCCTACGTCCCTGAACAAGATTTTGAATGAGGTTGAGTATCCTGATTGTGATGGATTACCCATGGCGGAAAGTGACGCAGCGCGGGATTATTTGATTTATGGAACCGAGAGCCTGAAACTGCATTTTCAGCACCGCTCAGATGTCTATGTTTCGGGTAACTTATTTGTTTACTATGAACGGGGTAATCCGAAAGCTGTCGTTGCTCCTGATGTGTTTGTGGTGTTTGGGGTTGAGGATAAACAACGGTTATCGTATAAAGTTTGGGAAGAGGATTATACACTGCCCAGTTTCATTTTGGAAATCACTTCAAAAAGTACTCGCAGTGAAGACCAAGGCACTAAAAAAGGACTTTATGCTTATTTGGGCGTTCAAGAGTATTTTCAGTATGACCCCACCTCGGATTATTTAAGTCCCTCACTTCAAGGATTGCGTTTGGTCGATGGTAATTATTTTCCGATTCCTCCCCGAGAGAGTGAACCCAGCTTAATCCTGTTTTCGGAGGTGTTGGGGTTAGAGTTACGACGTTTGCAGGATGGCAGTTTTCGCTTTTATCATCCTGAAACTGGAGAACGGCTCGGGAGTTTAAGGGAAATCGAGACATCCAGACAAGCGGAACGGGAAAAATCAGAGAAAATGGCGGAGCGATTACGGCAATTGGGCGTGAACCCTGATGATTTATCTTAA
- a CDS encoding DUF4351 domain-containing protein, with protein sequence MIGYWRKGGTEGEFERRLDWVESIMVCRGERPFALPNLSLEAIREMLDITQVRVQDTQFYKDVLQKTQGQVESDLVLRLLTRRCGELSEEQRQRVKDLSAPQRQALAEALLEFTGMGDFEVWLARLG encoded by the coding sequence ATGATCGGCTATTGGCGCAAGGGGGGGACAGAGGGGGAGTTTGAGCGGCGGCTGGATTGGGTCGAGAGTATAATGGTCTGTAGGGGCGAACGGCCGTTCGCCCTCCCTAATTTGAGTTTGGAGGCAATCCGGGAGATGTTGGATATTACTCAGGTGCGTGTTCAGGATACGCAATTTTATAAGGATGTGTTGCAAAAGACCCAGGGGCAGGTGGAGTCTGACCTGGTGCTGCGTCTGTTGACTCGGCGCTGTGGGGAGTTGTCTGAGGAGCAGCGGCAACGGGTTAAGGACCTATCAGCACCTCAGCGGCAGGCGCTGGCGGAGGCGTTGTTGGAGTTTACGGGGATGGGGGATTTTGAGGTTTGGTTGGCGCGGCTGGGTTGA
- a CDS encoding type II toxin-antitoxin system Phd/YefM family antitoxin: MKTIETQQAKQQLDEMIDQVILDVEPTVLRNQKGQEAVLMSLEEFSAWRETVYLLSNPANAVHLLESIKQAESGQTVIKELLDE, from the coding sequence ATGAAAACTATTGAAACTCAACAGGCTAAACAGCAGTTAGATGAGATGATTGACCAGGTTATTTTAGATGTTGAACCGACAGTCTTACGGAATCAAAAGGGTCAAGAAGCGGTTTTGATGTCGTTGGAAGAGTTTAGTGCTTGGCGGGAAACGGTTTATCTTTTGTCAAATCCAGCAAATGCGGTTCATCTTCTTGAGTCGATTAAGCAGGCTGAGTCAGGTCAGACTGTTATCAAGGAACTTCTGGATGAATGA
- a CDS encoding type II toxin-antitoxin system YoeB family toxin — translation MKVSFTELAWSDYLWLQKGDKRLLKRVNLLIKDVMRDAFEGIGKPEPLNKNSDAFSHLAERQVGVKEPPNSKPWGIIPLW, via the coding sequence ATGAAGGTCAGTTTTACTGAGTTGGCTTGGTCTGACTATCTCTGGCTACAAAAGGGGGATAAGAGACTGTTAAAACGAGTCAATCTTCTGATTAAAGATGTGATGAGGGATGCCTTTGAGGGAATTGGCAAGCCAGAACCTTTGAACAAAAATAGCGACGCATTCTCCCACCTCGCCGAACGGCAGGTGGGGGTCAAGGAGCCGCCGAACTCAAAGCCTTGGGGTATCATACCGTTATGGTAA
- a CDS encoding IS200/IS605 family accessory protein TnpB-related protein produces the protein MVTKKPTSIIRTDTWNLNPTAGQRVLLSQTVKVYRRVCRHLMGILLTHWSSLGALSSQKRVLAVEKLIHQTAKNPQPKYRPFDQTFYKFPSYYRRAAIVFAAGQVSSYMTRYREWQSGTRQRRDAKPPGLNPNSGCYPTLYKGQCYKLHGYHRIEIKVFNGTDWVWTTVQITGLRERHTVDSNKLLSPSLIFNEQKNVCHLSVPFECHPLKREGDGNVVSVDLGINTTATVAVVNFDGTVIHREFIHPGRDIDRRDKRLKSVSKRASQTMGNGGRLQKGFCSHTYRKCRNINRQIGQIVSKRIVQIARQFQADAIVFENLKGWKAKGGRKRSNLRQRFHGWLKGMIRDLTEMKWQEMGGQVIDVVAAYTSKLAYDGSGVVRRDSKNYALAKFSSGKRYNADLNGALNIAARGILQLTRRKDSEERSSQRSRRSPRSWACLCDLWTSTVPG, from the coding sequence ATGGTAACCAAGAAACCCACATCAATCATCCGTACAGACACATGGAATCTTAACCCGACAGCCGGGCAGCGAGTTCTGCTGAGCCAAACGGTTAAGGTCTACCGTCGTGTCTGTCGGCATTTGATGGGGATTCTCTTAACCCATTGGTCATCTCTAGGAGCGTTATCGAGCCAAAAACGGGTTCTAGCCGTCGAGAAACTCATTCACCAAACCGCGAAGAACCCTCAGCCAAAATACCGGCCATTTGACCAGACCTTTTACAAATTCCCCAGCTACTACCGAAGAGCCGCCATCGTCTTCGCTGCTGGCCAGGTCAGTAGCTACATGACTCGGTATCGGGAATGGCAATCGGGGACTCGTCAACGTCGGGATGCCAAACCTCCAGGCCTCAATCCCAACAGTGGCTGTTATCCCACCTTGTATAAAGGTCAATGCTATAAGCTGCATGGGTACCACCGCATCGAAATCAAAGTCTTTAACGGAACCGATTGGGTTTGGACAACCGTTCAGATTACAGGCCTACGAGAACGGCACACCGTAGACAGCAACAAGCTACTGTCACCCTCCCTAATTTTTAATGAGCAGAAGAATGTCTGTCATCTCTCAGTTCCCTTTGAGTGCCATCCACTCAAACGGGAGGGAGATGGCAATGTGGTGAGTGTTGACCTAGGTATCAACACCACCGCTACCGTTGCAGTCGTGAATTTTGACGGCACTGTAATCCATCGGGAATTTATTCACCCAGGAAGAGACATCGACCGTCGGGATAAGCGACTGAAATCGGTATCCAAACGAGCTAGCCAAACGATGGGGAACGGTGGACGTCTCCAAAAAGGCTTCTGCTCCCATACCTACCGCAAATGCCGTAACATCAACCGTCAAATCGGGCAGATTGTCTCGAAGCGTATCGTGCAAATTGCCCGACAATTCCAAGCCGATGCCATTGTCTTTGAGAACCTGAAAGGATGGAAAGCTAAGGGGGGACGAAAACGCTCCAACCTGCGCCAACGCTTTCATGGGTGGCTCAAGGGTATGATTCGAGACTTGACGGAGATGAAGTGGCAAGAGATGGGCGGTCAGGTCATTGATGTCGTTGCCGCCTATACCTCAAAGCTGGCTTATGACGGCAGTGGCGTGGTGCGGCGCGACTCCAAAAACTATGCGCTGGCTAAATTTTCTTCGGGCAAGCGATACAATGCCGACCTCAATGGGGCGCTCAATATTGCTGCCCGAGGTATTCTTCAGCTCACTCGCCGAAAGGACAGTGAGGAACGTTCGAGCCAACGTTCTCGACGTTCGCCTAGAAGCTGGGCTTGTTTGTGTGACCTGTGGACTAGCACAGTCCCTGGTTAG
- a CDS encoding UPF0175 family protein — translation MNQRTLQLNLPNTIEQSDEELRLLIAAKLYENGILTSGQAADLANLSKRDFIGRIGDYNVSLFSTLVEDLESDIANA, via the coding sequence ATGAATCAGCGTACGTTACAGCTCAATTTGCCTAATACAATTGAACAAAGTGATGAAGAATTGCGGTTATTGATAGCAGCTAAACTGTATGAAAATGGAATATTGACGTCAGGGCAAGCCGCTGATTTGGCGAATTTAAGCAAAAGAGACTTTATTGGACGTATTGGTGATTATAATGTGTCGTTGTTTAGCACGTTAGTTGAGGATTTAGAATCGGATATCGCCAATGCCTAA
- a CDS encoding DUF3368 domain-containing protein, translated as MPNVVISDASCLIVLSKIGELELLYLLYGQVYITPEIAREFGEDYPSWIIVETVQDKACQKSLETRLDVGEASAIALAIEKTDSLVILDDLKARKFARKLDLALTGTLGVVSKAKERGYCDKIKPIIEKIGQSNFRISQQVINNLLSRYGEE; from the coding sequence ATGCCTAATGTTGTTATTTCTGATGCGAGTTGCTTGATCGTACTCAGTAAAATTGGGGAATTAGAGCTGCTGTATCTGCTTTATGGTCAGGTTTATATCACTCCTGAGATAGCAAGGGAATTTGGAGAAGATTATCCTAGTTGGATTATTGTTGAGACGGTTCAAGATAAAGCTTGTCAAAAAAGTCTTGAAACAAGATTAGATGTTGGAGAAGCCTCGGCAATTGCTTTGGCAATAGAGAAGACAGATTCGCTGGTTATTTTAGATGATTTAAAGGCCAGAAAATTTGCAAGAAAACTTGATTTAGCTTTAACAGGAACTCTGGGAGTGGTTAGTAAAGCGAAAGAGCGGGGATATTGCGATAAAATTAAACCAATTATTGAAAAAATTGGACAAAGCAATTTTCGGATTTCTCAGCAGGTTATCAATAATTTATTGTCGAGATATGGAGAGGAGTAA
- a CDS encoding Rpn family recombination-promoting nuclease/putative transposase → MKTDKLFYRIFLLEPNLVAELIPDLPPDCRFDYVAPVLKERERRLDGVLLPLGDDPSLPLVFLEAQMQGDPGFYRRFFAQVFLYLEQYQVVRPWRGLLLFPRRTLNFGEENPYQGVLATQVERFYLEDLIPLQELTPNLALLRLLVLSDEEAPENARRLLAQGGTEREFERRLDLVESIMVSKFPNLSLEAIREMLDITQVRVQDTQFYKDVFEKGQEQGLEQGLEQGESALVLRQLTRRCGELSEEQRQWVKGLSAPQRQALAEALLEFTGMEDFEAWLAGLA, encoded by the coding sequence ATGAAAACGGATAAACTTTTTTACCGCATTTTCCTGTTGGAACCGAACTTGGTGGCGGAGTTAATACCGGACCTACCTCCCGACTGTCGCTTTGACTATGTTGCCCCAGTCCTGAAGGAACGCGAACGTCGCTTGGATGGGGTGTTGCTGCCGTTGGGGGATGACCCGAGTTTACCTCTGGTGTTTCTGGAGGCGCAGATGCAAGGTGACCCTGGGTTTTATCGCCGTTTTTTTGCTCAGGTGTTTCTCTATCTGGAACAGTATCAGGTGGTACGACCTTGGCGGGGTCTGTTGTTGTTCCCTCGGCGAACCTTGAATTTTGGGGAGGAGAACCCCTATCAAGGGGTGTTGGCGACGCAGGTGGAACGGTTTTATCTGGAAGATTTGATTCCCTTGCAGGAGTTGACGCCGAATTTGGCTCTGTTGCGATTGTTGGTGTTGTCGGACGAGGAGGCGCCGGAAAATGCTCGTCGGCTGTTGGCGCAGGGGGGGACGGAACGGGAGTTTGAGCGGCGGCTGGATTTGGTCGAGAGTATAATGGTGAGCAAGTTCCCTAATTTGAGTTTGGAGGCAATCCGGGAGATGTTGGATATTACTCAGGTGCGTGTTCAGGATACGCAGTTTTATAAGGACGTGTTCGAGAAGGGACAGGAGCAGGGTTTGGAGCAGGGTTTGGAGCAGGGAGAGTCGGCACTGGTGCTGCGTCAGTTGACTCGGCGCTGTGGGGAGTTGTCTGAGGAGCAGCGGCAATGGGTTAAAGGACTATCAGCACCTCAGCGGCAGGCCCTGGCGGAGGCGTTGTTGGAGTTCACGGGGATGGAGGATTTTGAGGCTTGGTTGGCGGGTTTGGCTTAA
- a CDS encoding Uma2 family endonuclease, translated as MATPTVQQQLYSVEEYLELETRASERHEYINGAIIPMAGGSQKHNRIKVNLIVAIGVALQDTPYRVFDSDQRLWIRETRTFTYPDVVVVREPIITADHDTTAITNPKLIVEVLSDSTGNDDRSQKFVTYRSLPSVQDYLLIEQNSVQVEQHMKPGDRHGLLAIHGDRHATIPLASIPVEIAIADLYHRL; from the coding sequence ATGGCAACACCAACTGTACAACAACAGCTTTATTCAGTCGAAGAATACCTCGAACTGGAAACTCGGGCCAGCGAACGTCATGAGTATATTAATGGGGCAATTATTCCAATGGCTGGGGGGTCTCAAAAACACAACAGAATAAAGGTCAATTTAATTGTTGCCATTGGGGTTGCGCTCCAAGATACCCCGTATCGGGTCTTTGATAGTGACCAGCGGCTGTGGATTCGGGAAACTCGTACGTTTACCTATCCGGATGTGGTTGTGGTTCGAGAACCGATTATTACTGCCGATCACGATACGACCGCGATTACCAATCCGAAACTGATTGTCGAAGTTCTGTCTGACTCGACTGGCAACGATGACCGCAGCCAAAAGTTTGTCACCTATCGGAGTCTGCCCAGCGTTCAAGACTATCTCCTTATTGAACAAAATAGCGTTCAAGTTGAACAGCACATGAAGCCAGGCGATCGCCACGGGTTACTGGCGATTCACGGCGATCGCCATGCTACAATCCCCTTGGCTTCGATTCCTGTTGAGATTGCGATCGCCGACCTCTATCATCGCCTCTAG